One Streptomyces dangxiongensis genomic window, GTCCGTGTGCACCGCACCGTGCTGGAGGGCCCGGCCCGGAAAGTGCTCTTGGAGTGTTCGGCCGCCGCCGACCTCGTCGTCATCGGTGCCCGCCGGCGGGAGGGCCGCCGCGGGCTCAAGCTCGGCCGGGTGGCGCACACGCTGCTGCACCACGCCCTGTGCCCGGTGGCCGTCGTACCGCAGCGGGCGTGATCCGCCCGGGGCCTACGACTGGGGTGGGGAGCGGGGTGACAGAGCCGGGTGCACCGGGATCGGTCATGGTGGACAGACGGGGCGACGTCGGACATGGGCCGAGGGACATCGGACAGTGGATCCGCAGACCGGGGAGTGAAGGACGATGGCCGAACAGAGAGCACCGGAACAGACCCCGTCGACGGCGGCGGACCGGCCCCCGCAGGGCGACCTCGGACGCCGCATCGAGCGGCGGCGGACAGAGCTGGGCCTCACCCAGGAGGAGCTGGCCTTCCGGGCGGCCATGGCCCCGAGCTACTTGGCGCACCTGGAGCAGCACAGCACGGCGGCACCGGAAGCCGGCACCCTCCTCAGGCTGGCCGGGGCGCTGCGGACCAGCGCCGCGGAACTCGGCGGCGGCCACGTCGACCTGCCCCCGGGCATCGGCCACGCCGCCCGGGCGCCCCGCCTGAGCGAACTGGGCGAGCAGGAGTGCCGCCGGCTGCTGGCGGCGCACGGCGTGGGGAGGATAGCGGTGTCCACCGAGGCGGCCCCGCTCATCGTGCCCGTCAACTACAGCGTCGTCGACGACGCCGTCGTCTTCCGGACCCGACCGGGGACGGTCTCCCTCCAGGGACTCGGCCGCGAGGTGGCCTTCGAGGTCGACCGCTTGGACGACGCACTCAGCCAGGGCTGGAGCGTCGTGGTGCGGGGCCCCGCGGAGACGGTGACCGATCCCGACGCCGTACGACGTCTCGCCGAACGCGCCTACAGCACGCCCTGGGCCGGCGGGGAGCGTGACGTGTGGGTCCGCATCGGGATCACCGCTCTGACCGGCCGCCGTATCGACGTCCGGTGAGCCCGTCCGGCCCCCGGCGGGGGACCGGAAGGCGGCACGCCGCGGGGCGCGGCCCGGGCCCAGCCGGCCGCTGCCGGATCCGCTGCCCGTCGTACCGCCCGAGCCGCTCCGGACCGGCCCGCAGCACCACGGCCCGCAACTCCGCCACGGCCTCGACGTCCGCAGCCGAAGCCGGCCGTGTCGCGCGATCCGCCATGATCGTCAGACTGACGCGCCGGTTCGGCGCTCAGGGGTGATCCTTGTCGCTGCCGGGCGCTGGGCCCCGCGCGGGCTGGCCACAGCAGGAGGGTGTGTGCGACGCTGCGAGGAGCCAGCCTGGTCTGGTGAGAGACCCCGCGCTGTCTCC contains:
- a CDS encoding helix-turn-helix domain-containing protein, whose translation is MAEQRAPEQTPSTAADRPPQGDLGRRIERRRTELGLTQEELAFRAAMAPSYLAHLEQHSTAAPEAGTLLRLAGALRTSAAELGGGHVDLPPGIGHAARAPRLSELGEQECRRLLAAHGVGRIAVSTEAAPLIVPVNYSVVDDAVVFRTRPGTVSLQGLGREVAFEVDRLDDALSQGWSVVVRGPAETVTDPDAVRRLAERAYSTPWAGGERDVWVRIGITALTGRRIDVR